One region of Terricaulis silvestris genomic DNA includes:
- a CDS encoding MlaD family protein, translating into MSINFERWGETILGAIVAIVAIGFFAFAAAQAGQTGGGNGYDLVARFQRVDGVAVGSDVRVSGVKVGVVRAVALDPETYLAQLTLSIEDGVHVLDDSTARIASDGLLGGAYVAIEPAGMDPLPAGGEIPNTQGAVDLLTLFASFAQGQGNNSESTEEAAP; encoded by the coding sequence GTGAGCATCAATTTCGAACGCTGGGGTGAGACCATCCTGGGCGCCATCGTCGCCATCGTGGCGATTGGATTTTTCGCCTTCGCGGCGGCGCAAGCCGGACAGACCGGCGGCGGCAACGGCTACGATCTCGTCGCGCGCTTTCAGCGCGTGGATGGCGTTGCTGTCGGTTCGGACGTGCGCGTGTCGGGCGTGAAAGTCGGCGTTGTGCGCGCGGTCGCGCTCGATCCGGAAACCTATCTCGCCCAACTCACGCTCTCGATCGAAGACGGCGTGCACGTGCTTGACGACTCCACCGCGCGCATCGCCAGTGATGGTTTGCTCGGCGGCGCATACGTAGCAATCGAACCAGCGGGCATGGATCCGCTGCCGGCTGGCGGCGAAATTCCAAACACGCAAGGCGCGGTCGATCTGCTGACCTTGTTCGCAAGTTTCGCACAGGGGCAGGGCAACAACTCAGAGTCTACCGAGGAAGCCGCTCCATGA
- a CDS encoding NADH:ubiquinone oxidoreductase subunit NDUFA12: protein MLKRIFTWWNGATLGALFDIGRRGALVGEDEQGNRYYEERRPSIEGRKRRYVIYNGLAEGSRVTPDWHGWMHHTVSEPPTIAPLKRQRWEKDHVPNLTGTVKAYRPKGSLARGGVRQASSADYEAWTPDSGDRS, encoded by the coding sequence ATGCTCAAGCGGATTTTCACCTGGTGGAACGGGGCCACCCTGGGGGCCTTGTTTGATATTGGCCGTCGTGGGGCGCTCGTGGGCGAGGACGAACAAGGCAATCGCTATTACGAGGAGCGCCGGCCCAGCATCGAGGGCCGCAAGCGGCGCTATGTGATTTACAACGGCCTCGCCGAGGGATCGCGCGTGACGCCCGATTGGCATGGCTGGATGCACCACACCGTCAGCGAGCCGCCCACCATCGCGCCACTGAAGCGGCAGAGGTGGGAGAAGGATCACGTGCCGAATTTGACCGGCACCGTGAAAGCGTATCGGCCGAAAGGGTCGCTGGCGCGCGGCGGCGTTAGGCAAGCGTCAAGCGCTGACTACGAAGCATGGACTCCAGATTCGGGAGACCGCTCGTGA